Below is a window of Malania oleifera isolate guangnan ecotype guangnan chromosome 1, ASM2987363v1, whole genome shotgun sequence DNA.
TAGGAGAATGGCTTTTAGGGAGCTTTGGTGTAGATGGGTCCAGCAATGATTCTTGCCCCAGCTTTTTTCGGTGCTCACTAATAGCTGCCCTTCGGGATCCTCCccacccccccctccccccaccccCTTTTCTCCTGTATTTTTGCTTAAAATCTTTTTTGTCGACAGTTATTTTGCTTCTTATCAAattttttcctcttgaaaacgcCCATTTGTATTGCCTTCCAATGAGCATAAATCTTTTGGCCCCTAAACTTATTAGGGTTGGTTTCTTACTAATAGATTTTTTTCCCTAAAACACATTTCCCCCCTAAATCTCATCCACACAAGCTTTTTGGTTCTTTGTAATCTCCTTGATGCAGATTACGTCTCCTATTAAAGGTGCAGAATCACCAACcaaatttcctgaaatgttaaagaCATATGTGGCTTTAACCACTTTTTCCCTTGaaggctcttttttttttttttttttttttttgagggatGTAAAAAAGAACTCATAACAGAAATGATTGGAAATTACAAGGAACTGATGAGAAGATATCCtcctaaaaatagacaaaataaaattacaagaAAGCCTCCTCCAATCCATCAGATCAAACAACTGAACCCAAGGAATGAGACCAAAAGGAAGCAAGGAAAACAACTTTGTCCCATAATGAGATGAAGTAGTTTTGCCATTAAAATTCGTTGCACTCTTTTCGATTTAAAAAGAGCAAAACAGCACATCTCCATAAAACCATCTCTTTCTTACTCCTCCCAAAACCTCTAAACGGCACCAAGAAGAAAGTGTCAACAGTTTGGGTGGCAGCACCAAAGCCTCATCAAAACTGGGAACAGATCAGCCCAATGTTGCTTAGCCACCCAACAATGGAGGAACAAGTGGTCACTAGTTTCGCACGAttctaaacatataatataaatgTCCAGACCTGATCTTGaaaggaaccttagccttccaaacgAAATTAGTCATGGGGGAAATAAGAAGGATTTGAGATTTCAATAGCTGAGTGAAAAGAGACTTTGTGGAAAAAGAACCAAAAGAAAACCCAACATCTAGTCTCTAATTttatttgttatgatttcttgccaccctcatattattgttttgttagtacttttCTTTTGTTGcccttccaaaatctatttttgaagcccCGTCTCATTCTGTGTGGAGGAATTCAATAATAAAAGAGATGCATGCTCTAaaggataatgatacttgggacttggtacgtCGTCCTCCtgataagtttgtggttggttttCATTGGGTGTATACTGTGAAGGTTAATCTAGATAGTTCCATGGCTCAATTGAAGgcccgccttgttgctaagggatatactcaggtgtatggccTGGACTATTCAGACACGTTCTCTGTTGTAGCCAAACTCGCCTCAGTAAGTTTGTTCATCTATTGAGCCACCCCCTATTATTGGCCTCTACACTAGTTAGGCATAAAGAATGCTTTCCTACGTGGTGATCttcaggaggaggtctatatagAGCAACCACCTtggtttgttgcttagggggagttaggcttagtgtgttagctcaagaagtcactatatggtttaaagcaGTCTTCGAGGGCATGGTTTGGTCACtttatagtacttgagtttggtcttcaacAGTGTGGAGTAGATCATTCTATATTTATCATCATTCTCCATTTGGAAGGATTCTGCTTATaatgtatgtggatgatattgtgattactggtgcTGATAATCAGGGTATTCAAAGCCTATAGCATTTCTTGCAGACTAAGTTTTAGACAaaggacttgggaccattgaagtacttcttgggtataaaaGTATTGAGATCTCTTACATGAATTgtcttgtcacagaggaagtatgttcttaatcttttagatgagatggggctattgggatccaaacctgttgatacacccatggattcCAACAGTAAGTTAATGTTAGATATGAGTGATTTGTTTCCTAACCCAGGACGGTACCAAAGACTTGTTGGAAAATTGAATTATCTTAGACACTTGACCAGATGTATCCTTCGCAACAACTGTTGCGAGTCAGTTTCTCGATTCCTGGTGAACAAGTCAGTAGGATGTAGTAATTCGCCTTTccagatatctcaaaggtgcactaggGAGAGGTTTCTTAGGGATTGTTTGGAACCATTTATGTAGAAGTGCTTTTTAGAAAAAGTGCTGAATTTAATAAGTGCTAAACTAGAAAAATGCTGAAAGTTATAAATGATGTTTGGTTATGTTTgaaataagtggtatttggatacttacttttattatagggtacTATATGATtacttataaatatattttaaattacaaaattaatatttttaattaacaactTGATtagtaattattttaattatttatagtaaaaaaatttaaataatttctattaaaaaataatataagattattatttttaattaataataattttgttattaatgtataCTTATAACATATcgctatcatattaaattatgataataatattattattaattaaatatgaaatcttaatttattttatgttaatttaaattaataaataattcttgttcaatccagaattgaattataataattaatatgaatttttaaatatattttaaataaaaacattaatatttttatattaaaaatttaaatgataattatattaattttataattacagtttaaatattttatattaaataaaataaattaacattatttattaattaacaataatcttgttattaatgtatatttttaaaatatgaaatatgaatatatgataatcacattaatttatgttaaaaatagttgATAAGTAAATTAAAGTTTTTAGTTTATTtgatgttaatttaaatttatagatggttctttttattcattcaaaaatttaattatattttattaataattaataggttatactgcataataaaataatatatgattaatttttaattaaaaatttaattaataattatgttaactgtTATTTTTAACTAACATTTAAAGATTTTTATTGAATAAAAggaatataatataattttttgattaacaatagtcttgttcttaatttatatttatagcatatacaacaacaacaacaataacaaaaccaagccttaagtctcactaggtaaggtcggctatataaatcctttttcgccaatttatgcaatcattgaccatttcttttgataaatttagggctattaaatctttatcatctcattttaagttattttaggtctacccctactcctTCTACTGCCTCTCACAGTAAATTCACTCattggcgcactatgtggcctatgttgcaagtgtccaaaccaCCTGCGTCATCACTCCCTTGTCTTATCTTTTATAAgaactacacctaacttaccgcgattatgttcatttcttaatttatctttcagtgttatactaCTTATCCATCTAACTATTCTCAtgtcagcaacttttactttttggatattctgtttcttcatcgcccaacattccgatccatatagcgtagctggtcttatagtcgccctataaaacttcccttttaattttaagggtattctacgattacAAAGCATACTTGAAGCACAACTCTATTTTATTCAagttgctttaactctatgcattacatcaacTTCAGTTCTCTAAGATCGGTGCCACACTTATATTCAAGGGTATACAAATGTAGATTGCTTTGGGTCGCTTTCTGACCAAAGATCCACAACGAGGTGTTTgaatctttgttggtggtaatttagTATCTTGGAAAATTAAGAAATAAACTGTGGTGGCCAAGTCAAGCGTTGAGTCTGAGTATAggacactacatgtgaacttgtttggttgaagaactaggttttccacattcttagcTTATGGAGTTGACATGTGATAAtcgagctgctattcatattgcctccaatgcggtctttcatgagcggacaaagcacattaaagttgattgccactttatttggAAGAATTtgtacaaaagctcattacaaccactcttGTGAAGTCTAATTTTctgcttgctgatttgttcactaaaacCTTGGGAGGTGCTTGTGATTTATATGCTTCAGTTTGATGAgcagtgttaatggttatttattcatttagcattattattacgTGTTAAGAGTTAtgttaataagtgtgagttagcaagggtattatggtcattggcattgtacttgacatatattataaatagagggagagacttaTCATTGAAGTTAGGTCTTCTATttcacccaattattcaacatcaACTTGACTGTTGCAGTGCTGATCTTGGAAAGTTGTTTGTAAAATTCTTTAGAAAGGATATTTCTTCATgtaataagaaaaagaaagttaTTCTAGAGGTTATTCAAATTGTGTGTTTTTctacaagaatttttttttgaagttcAGTATGTCTTTTCTTATGCAACTAAATTcactttggttttttttttttttcctcttctttttattttcattatattttggaGAATAATTAATTGCTAGCTCATCTTTTGCTTCTTTTTGTGTGCTTCAATTTTATGGTATGATGCTTGGGGTGATCCTTGGAAACCTTTCCCTGCAAAATCTGTACTTTCAATGATGTTATACCAGATTGTGGACTTACAACTTTTTTCCCCCCCATCTGTTTAGCCCTGTATCAGTTCCCGAAGTTCGTCAAAGAGGTCGTATTTATCATGAGACTTATGGTTGTCAAATGAATATTAACGATATGGAGATTGTCCTGTCAATCATGAAGAAAGCTGGCTATAGAGAAGTTGTGGAGGTTCCTGAGAGTGCAGAAATTATTTTTATCAACACTTGTGCAATCAGGGATAATGCAGAACATAGGGTGTGGCAGAGGCTTAACTATTTTTGGTTTCTTAAACGGCAGTGGAAAAGCAATGTCTCCATTGGAAGGTCACATTCTTGGCACCCTCCAAAAGTAGTTGTGTTGGGATGCATGGCCGAGAGGTTGAAGGATAAGATACTGGATGCAGATAAGATGGTTGATGTAGTTTGCGGGCCTGATGCTTATAGAGACTTGCCACGATTGTTAGAGGAAGTAGAGTATGGTCAAAAAGGGATCAACACTCTTCTTTCACTCGAGGAAACTTATGCTGATATCAGTCCTGTTCGAATTGCCCAAAATTCAGTGACTGCTTTTGTCTCTGTGATGAGGGGTTGCAATAATATGTGCTCATTTTGCATCGTTCCCTTCACTAGAGGCAGAGAGCGGTCACGGCCTGTGGAATCAATTGTCAAAGAGGTTGCTGACCTTTGGAAAGAAGGTGTGAAAGAGGTAACACTTCTTGGTCAGAATGTGAACAGTTATAATGATGCATCTGGGATTGATAAAGAAGTTGAACCAGGAACCAGTTGGAAATTCAGCGAGGGCTTTTCCAGTATGTGCAAGGTGAAGAAAATGGGCCTACGATTTTCTGATCTCTTGGATAGATTGTCCACAGAATTTCCTGAGATGCGGTTCAGATATACATCCCCCCATCCAAAAGACTTCCCAGATGAATTACTGTATTTGATGCGCAGTAGATATAATGTCTGCAAAAATATCCATTTGCCTGCACAAACTGGGAGCACAACAGTACTTGAAAGAATGCGGCGGGGATATACAAGAGAAGCATACTTGGATCTTGTGCAAAAGATACGGAGAATTATTCCAGATGTGGGAATAAGCAGTGACTTCATTTGTGGTAAGATCAGATCCATCTCCTATGTTTTGCTCCAGTTTTACTATGCAGTATAACAgataaattaatgtattaaagaTTCGAAGTAATAAAAACCTTGTATTGGGAATGCTTGATATCTTCCACTCTGGCTCCCAGTGAGAAATTTTTGGAGCCAGAATGCCTGGATGATTACGGCCATCTTGGCAACAAACCACTCCCCCCCCCCAAAGCGGATAAATCTTGGCTACAAACTTTTTTCATGCGGACTCCCTCTTCCATTGATAAGAAAACCTCAGCTACTCCCTTTCATGAGCATAGTGTTTACTTGACATTATGGTACAATTTTGTCTGATGGTTGTATTATCTACTTTGATTTCAACTTTTTGGATATCGCCAGTGTGGATCAGCTGTCACATGTTGAAACTTGAATattctgtatttcttgaaataTTCTGCAGAGGGGTTAATTGCTATTAAATTACTTCGTAACCAGTTTTATGATTGAGCACTTAGCATCCACTAATTGCCCTTGAATCTGGTGTGAATTTTATCTAGCTTTTGTCTCGTGGACACTGGCAGTACTCTGCAGGATGCATTATTTTCCGGAGGGAGGGCCTTCAGTTGTTCTGCATTGTTTCGTGGTGGTTTATACATAAATTTCTGTTGTCATAGACTTGTGTCGCTTCTCAATGTTTTTCatgttatattattattcatGCCTCGTGATCTTTTCACCAATTCTCAGCAGCACATGTTCATAAAtttagattatttgggtatttgatTATTAACAGATATGCCTTGGTGGCAACTACAACCTATAGCTTTTCCTTTCAAAACAGTTCATAATTTTCCtgttacttttattttttggaatgtGAAACTACAGCCCCACTGTGT
It encodes the following:
- the LOC131165545 gene encoding CDK5RAP1-like protein — translated: MASTFSSILSQRHCALRIRIQRRCCFNLRFLPAGGPLSFPCCQYLALRPPKRNFSLSFSRDLSSSPLPLPNQNESSPSLHHFVAQAAALTDPQSHPDPVSVPEVRQRGRIYHETYGCQMNINDMEIVLSIMKKAGYREVVEVPESAEIIFINTCAIRDNAEHRVWQRLNYFWFLKRQWKSNVSIGRSHSWHPPKVVVLGCMAERLKDKILDADKMVDVVCGPDAYRDLPRLLEEVEYGQKGINTLLSLEETYADISPVRIAQNSVTAFVSVMRGCNNMCSFCIVPFTRGRERSRPVESIVKEVADLWKEGVKEVTLLGQNVNSYNDASGIDKEVEPGTSWKFSEGFSSMCKVKKMGLRFSDLLDRLSTEFPEMRFRYTSPHPKDFPDELLYLMRSRYNVCKNIHLPAQTGSTTVLERMRRGYTREAYLDLVQKIRRIIPDVGISSDFICGFCGETEEEHEDTLSLMKAVGYDMAYMFAYSMREKTHAQRNYVDDVPDTIKQRRLTELIEAFRESTGCCFDSQIGSVQLVLVEGPNKRAPDTELIGKSDRGHRVSFSVVPLPHRDGDFDGIRNPAVGDYVEVRILRSTRASLFGEALAIANLSSFYNTTEEAVVACGNRT